In Dermacentor albipictus isolate Rhodes 1998 colony chromosome 6, USDA_Dalb.pri_finalv2, whole genome shotgun sequence, the following proteins share a genomic window:
- the LOC139061095 gene encoding uncharacterized protein isoform X4, translating to MGQAHDKPRWRILKLSSSGNMGKHAFYFTLGQGSCFPRWPCHHPDGARLSASAADARARVSTRKVAVMCNVHCQHSTKLITKAALCRIQWRRRKRPGGLVVALFMKPSFEIILTKLAAKSDEGQIKAWLMEKGTFHLSRDNFRHRIDATKGQYHQTS from the exons ATGGGACAAGCACATGATAAGCCAAGATGGAGAATATTGAAGCTATCTTCATCCGGCAACATGGGGAAGCACGCCTTCTATTTTACTCTCGGACAAGGAAGTTGCTTTCCTCGATGGCCATGT caccatccagatggcgctcgcctcagcGCATCCGCGGCCGACGCAAGAGCACGTGTTTCCACTAGAAAAGTCGCCGTCATGTGTAACGTCCACTGCCAGCATTCCAC GAAACTGATCACGAAGGCAGCGCTCTGTCGTATACAGTGGAGACGGCGCAAGAGACCAGGTGGCCTCGTGGTCGCGTTGTTCATGAAACCCTCATTTGAG ATTATTCTAACGAAGCTTGCGGCAAAATCGGACGAAGGGCAAATCAAGGCTTGGCTGATGGAA AAAGGAACTTTCCATCTCAGCCGGGACAACTTTCGTCACAGAATAGACGCAACCAAGGGACAATATCACCA AACCAGTTAG
- the LOC139061095 gene encoding uncharacterized protein isoform X5 codes for MCLCETAFTVTLLAAFCVLVHGLNLLVEVETNGLDNAGTITVAILAAVSAIIALILLVGAMTGNKTLVDTFLCLAKIRVLFLIVALFYVSFLYFKRGSDAKGARKFIGTYVFDIILTKLAAKSDEGQIKAWLMESFVIYRISIFSDTMGTS; via the exons ATGTGCCTGTGCGAAACTGCGTTCACCGTGACCTTGCTGGCCGCCTTTTGCGTC CTAGTCCATGGTTTGAATCTTCTAGTTGAAGTGGAGACGAACGGATTAG ACAACGCTGGGACGATCACAGTTGCAATTTTGGCAGCCGTGTCTGCGATTATTGCCTTGATCCTGCTCGTGGGCGCCATGACT GGCAACAAGACGCTGGTGGACACATTCTTATGTCTTGCGAAAATACGAGTGTTGTTCCTCATCGTCGCTTTGTTCTACGTCTCCTTTTTG tACTTCAAGCGCGGCTCGGACGCCAAAGGT GCCCGCAAGTTCATTGGCACCTACGTTTTCGAT ATTATTCTAACGAAGCTTGCGGCAAAATCGGACGAAGGGCAAATCAAGGCTTGGCTGATGGAA AGCTTCGTCATCTACCGAATAAGCATCTTCTCCGACACGATGGGGACATCATAG
- the LOC139061095 gene encoding uncharacterized protein isoform X3 has product MCLCETAFTVTLLAAFCVLVHGLNLLVEVETNGLDNAGTITVAILAAVSAIIALILLVGAMTGNKTLVDTFLCLAKIRVLFLIVALFYVSFLYFKRGSDAKGARKFIGTYVFDIILTKLAAKSDEGQIKAWLMEKGTFHLSRDNFRHRIDATKGQYHQTS; this is encoded by the exons ATGTGCCTGTGCGAAACTGCGTTCACCGTGACCTTGCTGGCCGCCTTTTGCGTC CTAGTCCATGGTTTGAATCTTCTAGTTGAAGTGGAGACGAACGGATTAG ACAACGCTGGGACGATCACAGTTGCAATTTTGGCAGCCGTGTCTGCGATTATTGCCTTGATCCTGCTCGTGGGCGCCATGACT GGCAACAAGACGCTGGTGGACACATTCTTATGTCTTGCGAAAATACGAGTGTTGTTCCTCATCGTCGCTTTGTTCTACGTCTCCTTTTTG tACTTCAAGCGCGGCTCGGACGCCAAAGGT GCCCGCAAGTTCATTGGCACCTACGTTTTCGAT ATTATTCTAACGAAGCTTGCGGCAAAATCGGACGAAGGGCAAATCAAGGCTTGGCTGATGGAA AAAGGAACTTTCCATCTCAGCCGGGACAACTTTCGTCACAGAATAGACGCAACCAAGGGACAATATCACCA AACCAGTTAG
- the LOC139061095 gene encoding uncharacterized protein isoform X2 — protein MGQAHDKPRWRILKLSSSGNMGKHAFYFTLGQGSCFPRWPCHHPDGARLSASAADARARVSTRKVAVMCNVHCQHSTKLITKAALCRIQWRRRKRPGGLVVALFMKPSFEIILTKLAAKSDEGQIKAWLMENQLGARMGQLIVQIIADSFVIYRISIFSDTMGTS, from the exons ATGGGACAAGCACATGATAAGCCAAGATGGAGAATATTGAAGCTATCTTCATCCGGCAACATGGGGAAGCACGCCTTCTATTTTACTCTCGGACAAGGAAGTTGCTTTCCTCGATGGCCATGT caccatccagatggcgctcgcctcagcGCATCCGCGGCCGACGCAAGAGCACGTGTTTCCACTAGAAAAGTCGCCGTCATGTGTAACGTCCACTGCCAGCATTCCAC GAAACTGATCACGAAGGCAGCGCTCTGTCGTATACAGTGGAGACGGCGCAAGAGACCAGGTGGCCTCGTGGTCGCGTTGTTCATGAAACCCTCATTTGAG ATTATTCTAACGAAGCTTGCGGCAAAATCGGACGAAGGGCAAATCAAGGCTTGGCTGATGGAA AACCAGTTAGGTGCGAGGATGGGACAACTGATCGTTCAGATAATAGCTGAC AGCTTCGTCATCTACCGAATAAGCATCTTCTCCGACACGATGGGGACATCATAG
- the LOC139061095 gene encoding uncharacterized protein isoform X1 produces the protein MCLCETAFTVTLLAAFCVLVHGLNLLVEVETNGLDNAGTITVAILAAVSAIIALILLVGAMTGNKTLVDTFLCLAKIRVLFLIVALFYVSFLYFKRGSDAKGARKFIGTYVFDIILTKLAAKSDEGQIKAWLMENQLGARMGQLIVQIIADSFVIYRISIFSDTMGTS, from the exons ATGTGCCTGTGCGAAACTGCGTTCACCGTGACCTTGCTGGCCGCCTTTTGCGTC CTAGTCCATGGTTTGAATCTTCTAGTTGAAGTGGAGACGAACGGATTAG ACAACGCTGGGACGATCACAGTTGCAATTTTGGCAGCCGTGTCTGCGATTATTGCCTTGATCCTGCTCGTGGGCGCCATGACT GGCAACAAGACGCTGGTGGACACATTCTTATGTCTTGCGAAAATACGAGTGTTGTTCCTCATCGTCGCTTTGTTCTACGTCTCCTTTTTG tACTTCAAGCGCGGCTCGGACGCCAAAGGT GCCCGCAAGTTCATTGGCACCTACGTTTTCGAT ATTATTCTAACGAAGCTTGCGGCAAAATCGGACGAAGGGCAAATCAAGGCTTGGCTGATGGAA AACCAGTTAGGTGCGAGGATGGGACAACTGATCGTTCAGATAATAGCTGAC AGCTTCGTCATCTACCGAATAAGCATCTTCTCCGACACGATGGGGACATCATAG